The Achromobacter spanius genome includes the window TGCCCGGGTTTTTTCTTGGCCGTCCGGCAGGTGAAACATCAGCCTATGAAGGCCGGGCTCTCTGCTATTCTTTCGCGGATTCCTCCCACGCCAAACCCATGCCGCCATGTCCGCCCGTATCCTGAGCCTGCATATCTACCCGATCAAATCCTGCGCCGGCATCGACCTGGCGGAGTCTTCCATCGACCGGGCCGGCCTGGCCCACGATCGCCGCTGGATGTTGATCGGCGCCGATGGCCAGTTCATGACGCAGCGCCAGTGGCCGGCGATGGCCCTGATCCGCACGGCGCTGACCGCCAACGCGCTTCGCCTCAGTGCGCCCGGCATGCCCGACCTGGACGTAGCCTTGGATGGATCGGGCTTGGAACCCGGCTCCCAAACCGTTGCGGTCTGGAGCGACACCATTTCAGCCCAGCAGGAAAGTGTGGCGGTCGGGAATTGGTTTTCCGAATTCCTGAAGACGCCTTGCCGGCTGCTCAAGGTGGATAGCGCCGCTGCGCGCAACGCCAAGCCCGACTGGGTATCGCGCTGGGTAGACGGGCATCCCGACCTGGCCGATGCCTTCGTGGGCGAACACCATTTTGGCTTTGCCGACGGCTTTCCCTTGCTGATTGCCAATCAGGCGTCGCTGGATGACCTGAACGCACGCCTGCAAGCCAAGGGCGTGGCGCCGGTGCCCATGGACCGTTTCCGCCCCAACATCGTCGTCGAAGGCGAATGGGAGCCCTTCGAGGAAGATCACACCGCCATGATCACGGCGGCAGGCGTCAGGATGGCCTTCGTCAAGCCGTGCACCCGTTGCTCGATTCCCGACATCGACCAACGCACCGCGCAGCAGCACGACGAGCCCGGCCGTACGCTGGCGGGCTATCGCAATCTTGATATCGGGGTGGTGTTCGGCCAGAACGCCATTCTGGATGCGCCGGCCGGCGCACGGTTGAAAGTGGGCGACGCGGTCGAGATCGAACTGGATTTCTGACCGGTCGCCGGGGCCGGGGCCTGGTTTGGCTTACGCCGAAGACAATTTCAGGCCGATCAAGCCCAGCACGATCAACGCCACGCTGACGATGCGCATCCAGCTCGTGGATTCGCCAAACAGCACGATGCCGGCCACAAAGGCGCCCACGGTGCCGATGCCTACCCAGACGGCGTAGGCGGTGCCCAGCGGCAGGGTTTTCATGGCCACGGCCAGCAGCCAGACGCTGATGGCCATGCCGCCCGCCGTAATCAGGGACGGCCAGAGGCGGGTGAATCCATGGGTGTATTTCAGGCCCACGGCCCAGACGATTTCAAACAGGCCCGCGAGCACCAGGATGATCCAGGTCATTGACGACTCCTC containing:
- a CDS encoding MOSC domain-containing protein; this translates as MSARILSLHIYPIKSCAGIDLAESSIDRAGLAHDRRWMLIGADGQFMTQRQWPAMALIRTALTANALRLSAPGMPDLDVALDGSGLEPGSQTVAVWSDTISAQQESVAVGNWFSEFLKTPCRLLKVDSAAARNAKPDWVSRWVDGHPDLADAFVGEHHFGFADGFPLLIANQASLDDLNARLQAKGVAPVPMDRFRPNIVVEGEWEPFEEDHTAMITAAGVRMAFVKPCTRCSIPDIDQRTAQQHDEPGRTLAGYRNLDIGVVFGQNAILDAPAGARLKVGDAVEIELDF
- the sugE gene encoding quaternary ammonium compound efflux SMR transporter SugE, which produces MTWIILVLAGLFEIVWAVGLKYTHGFTRLWPSLITAGGMAISVWLLAVAMKTLPLGTAYAVWVGIGTVGAFVAGIVLFGESTSWMRIVSVALIVLGLIGLKLSSA